Genomic segment of Paenibacillus sp. FSL R5-0623:
GAAAAAATATGAAGGCAAAAATGACCCTGCTGATAAGCAAAAGCTGTCTCAGGAAACGATGGAGCTGTACAAGAAACATAAGTTCAATCCACTGAACATTGGTTGCTTGCCGATGCTCATTCAGTTGCCTATACTTTCAGGTATTTACACAGCCATCCGACTTACACCGGAGTTATCCTCCCACTCGTTCCTGTGGTTCAAACTGGGAGCGCCGGACTACGTACTCGCAGTGGTGGTCGCGGTCATATATCTGATTCAAGCCAAGGTATCACAAGCCAATATGGCGCCTGAGCAGCGAAAACAGTTCGCTATTATGGGTTATCTCTCCCCATTGATGATGGCATTCTTTTCTCTTACAGCTCCGGCAGCAATGCCGCTCTACTGGACAGTTGGGGGTTCATTCCTTGTACTACAGACATTATTGTTCCGCAAAATGTACCCGGTGGAACATCCACAGGAGCCTGCTACGATTGAGGTGAAAAAGATCAAGTCTGTGCAACATAACAAGTCCAGAAAACACGCCAAGTCACAGTGACTTGAGGCGACATCACAACTACGCTATTTCACCCTATGGAGCAGACACGTCGTCTACTTTATAGGGTGTTTTCGTGAGAGTGGAAACGAGTGATCAAAGAACAATTCTCATCACTCAACAGGCTTTAGTATATAAGGTAAGGGGTTGACATATTTATTGTATAAGGGGGTTTCAGGTCAAGTCCAGTTTGAACATGATGAGGTAGATATATGGAATAAAAACAAATAAAATTTATTCATTGGATTTATTGACAAAATTTGATGCATCCATTACCATTTTGTTTAAGAGTTTTGGGGAGGAGCGAATCTAGTGTAAATGTTTATCAAAATATAACGTTTTTTGTGAATTCATACCACGATAAATTTAATTCATTGGATCTGGAGGAAAATTAGTGGATATTATTATCGGGCTTATACTAGGTATAGTGGAAGGACTTACGGAGTTCGCCCCAGTGTCATCTACAGGTCATTTGATTTTGGTGGGACATTTGCTAGGTTTCGAGGGTACTGTGCGTGCTTCGACATTTGAGATTGTAATCCAACTCGGTTCAATCCTGGCTGTGGCTTTTCTGTTCTGGAAACGAATTCTCAGCATCCTCGGTATTCATGTTGGAGAAGATCGGAAAGCGACTAAGTCTACGGAAAAATTAACACTTATTCATATCATTATTGGTGTTATCCCTTTTGGTGTTGGGGGCGTATTTTTTTACGATTACATAAAAGAGGTTTTGTTCAGTGCTCAAACGGTTGTTGTAACGTTAATCCTTGGCGGGATTCTGATGATTGCAGCCGAAATATTCAAACCAAAAAAGCCGGCTGCAGAAACATTGGATCAAGTCACTTACCGGCAGGCTTTAATCGTAGGTCTGTTCCAGTGCTTTGCACTTGTTCCCGGTTTTTCGAGAATGGGTGCTACGCTATCGGGAGGTTTGCTAGCAGGCATGAGCCACAAAACAGCCTCGGAATTTACGTTTATAATGGCACTTCCTATTATGTTCGGTGCTTCACTGAAGGATTTATACGAGAGCTGGGATTATCTGTCGGTTGATGATCTTCCCTTATTTATTACGGGGTTTGTGACTGCTTTTATTGTAGCCATGATTGCAGTTAAATTTTTCCTGAAGTTGATTAACCGGATTAAACTGATTCCTTTTGCAATCTATCGTTTTGTATTGGCAGCCGCTTTTTGGATCTTTTTGCTAAACTAGAGCATTCTTATTATCTATTACATGTGAATAAATTAACCGTCGCCGGGAGTCTTATCCATGATCAGTGTTTTTATCAACTCACATTGAAAAGGAAAGATTCCCTTTTGCTTTTTTTTGGAAATAGGTAGTTATCAAGGGAGATTCATCTACTGGGGTGGGAGCGCAAAATATGACACCATTCATCATAAAGCAAAGCATCATGTTTGTCATACTGTATGGAATCCAATTTTTGATCGGTACGATTGTACTCAAATATCAGTTGCGTGTGAATTACGCTCGTAAAATTGTTCATTTCATGTCTTTTATTACACCAATGGCTATTGAATTGATCGTGAGTTCCAGTACAGGATATACCGGGCCCATTTTTATCGTCGGAATGCTGATGAACTGCGTTATTATGCTCATTTATATTAAGCCAATTCGCGAGAAAAGTGTATTGGTTCAACGCATGTTTGCTTCTTTTGATCGTCCAGAAGATCGTCCTCATACTTTGCTGTGGATGAATACGCAATTAATTGCCGGCTACGTCGTTCTGGCACCCTGCTTTCTGTATTTTCAAAGCATAGG
This window contains:
- the yidC gene encoding membrane protein insertase YidC, coding for MENKTNKGFTFRSGKGRIYGLIAILFAVMLLAGCSNNVSEITSSTPGFFNHYIVFPLSYLIQHIATIFNGSYGVAIIVITLVIRLALLPLMMRQAKSQQGTRVIMNAMKPEMDALKKKYEGKNDPADKQKLSQETMELYKKHKFNPLNIGCLPMLIQLPILSGIYTAIRLTPELSSHSFLWFKLGAPDYVLAVVVAVIYLIQAKVSQANMAPEQRKQFAIMGYLSPLMMAFFSLTAPAAMPLYWTVGGSFLVLQTLLFRKMYPVEHPQEPATIEVKKIKSVQHNKSRKHAKSQ
- the bacA gene encoding undecaprenyl-diphosphate phosphatase — translated: MGSGGKLVDIIIGLILGIVEGLTEFAPVSSTGHLILVGHLLGFEGTVRASTFEIVIQLGSILAVAFLFWKRILSILGIHVGEDRKATKSTEKLTLIHIIIGVIPFGVGGVFFYDYIKEVLFSAQTVVVTLILGGILMIAAEIFKPKKPAAETLDQVTYRQALIVGLFQCFALVPGFSRMGATLSGGLLAGMSHKTASEFTFIMALPIMFGASLKDLYESWDYLSVDDLPLFITGFVTAFIVAMIAVKFFLKLINRIKLIPFAIYRFVLAAAFWIFLLN